The segment GTGTGGGCAGCGTCGAGTACGTCGAGGTCACGAACGCGTTCCAGGGCCACGAGGTGGGCACCGACTCGGCGTGGGTCAACGGCGTGCTGTTCGAGCGAGGTGACTCCCTCGGTGTCTCGGTCGACCGCAGTACCTTCCACCCCACGGCCGACGGTCAACGCGCCCTGGCCGAGAGCGTGGCCACGCAGATCGGTGAGGGCCCCGACCGGGATCTCTATGTGACGCGGGAGACAATCGACCAACTCGGCCCCGAGGTCATGGCCGCGCTCGATGGTCTGTGACGGCGCTGGGCCACCAGACCTCCCAGAAGCGCTATGGTCAGATTTGTGACTCCCCGACTGCTTGCCGAGCGCTATCGGCTCGTCCAGGCGATAGGCAAGGGCGGTATGGGCACCGTCTGGCTCGGTCACGACGAGACGTTGGACCGGCGTGTCGCGGTGAAAGAGGTCCGCGTCCCCGACGGACTCGATCCGGCCGAGCGTGCCGCGCTGATCGAACGCCAACTGCGGGAGGCGCGGATCTGCGCGCGCCTGAACCATCCGGCGATCGTCACGGTCCACGACGTCATCCAGGAGGATGGCCGCCCGTGGGTCGTGATGGAGCTCATCGACGGGCGTGGGCTCAACTCGGTCGTGTCCGAGGACGGCCCGATGCCCCTGGAGCAGGTGGCCGACATCGGCGTCCAGGCCCTGGACGCGCTGCGCCACGCGCACGCGGCCGGCGTCCTGCATCGGGACATCAAGCCGAGCAACATCATGCTCCGCGCCGACGGCCAGGCGATCCTCACCGACTTCGGGATCGCCACCCTGGAGGGCGACAGTCGGCTGACTCAGGAAGGCGGCCTGATCGGCACGCCGGGCTACCTCGCACCCGAGCAGCTCAGTGAGCGCACCGCCCGCCCGGAGTCCGACCTGTGGGCCCTGGGCGCCACCCTGTACTACATCGCCGAAGGCCGCCCCGCCTACGACCGGGAGACCCCGACCGCGACCGCGCTCGCCCCCGCGACCTCCGACCCCGACGCACCGGACCGGTCGCTACCGTTGTGGCCGCTCCTTTCGGAACTTCTGGACCGTGACCCCTCGGCTCGGCCGAGTTCGGATGAGGCGATGGCGCGGCTGGCGGAGTTCGACCCCACCGCGCGGCACGCCCCACAGCCGGACGCGACCAACGCGATGGCCGCGGGCGGGTATCCCTCTCCCCCGTACGACACCCCCTACCCGGTGGTCACCGGCGGCCCGCCCACACCCCCCGGAGGGTCCTGGCAGGCCGCGCCTCCCCCGCCCCCACCGCCGCCCTCCCGGGGACGTGGCGCACCGTTCGCCTTCATCGTGGGCGGCTCGGCCGTCATCTTCCTCGTTCTGCTCGTGGTGGGGGCCGCCTTCGTCGTGTCCAACCTGGGGGCCGGCGACTCGCCCGAGGAGCCACCCCCGACCGAGACCGACCAGGCCCCCCAGGCGACCGCGCCCGAGGCGCCACCGTGCGAGACGGCCGAGACCTCCGCGATGCGGGATCTGGCCCCCGCCGCCGAACTGGACGAGGACACGGCCAACGAGTACGACACCTGGTCCGAGCGTTACTGCGAGTGGCGAACCACCGCGACCAATGGCGACGTCGACACCTACGTCTCCCTCCAGTTGATCCGCAGTGAGGACACCGGCTGGGACACGGGCGCCGAGGCGGCCGCGCGGGACCTCGACCAGGAAGTCCAGGACTACGGCGGCGAGCCCGTCGACGGGGTGGGTGACGAGGCCGCGTCCTGGTACGACGATCTCAACAGCGTGGGATGTGTGGGCACGCGCAGCGACAACGTGTACCTCCGGGTCTGCTACGACGCGGCGCGCAGCGCGGACACCACCGAGTCGATCCCGGTCAATGAGGCGGTCACCGCCGCGACGGACCTTGCGGCGGCCGCTGTCGACCGGTTGAACGAAGAGGCCGACTAGCCGCCCGGATGGTCCCACCCGGGCGTGGGGCCAGCCGGGCGGGCTCCTTGGGGACCATACGTTTTGCGCGGCACGAACAGCCGCTATGGTCGGTGGATATGGCAACACGTGTCCTCGCTGGGCGCTATGAGCTGATCGAGGCGATCGGCCGAGGCGGCATGGGTACGGTGTGGCGCGCCAACGACACGATGCTCGGTCGGCAGGTGGCCGTGAAGGAGGTCCGTCTCCCCGAGGACGTCACCCCCGAACGACGTGCGGAGCTGCTGGAGCGCACCGTGCGCGAGGGACGCATCTGCGCCGGACTCAGCCATCCCTCCGTGATCCGCCTCCACGACATCGTCCAAGAACACGAACAGCCGTGGCTGGTCATGGAGCTGATCCTCGGCCGTGGACTTGACCGCGTGATCGAGGAGGACGGGCCGCTCGAACCACGCCGGGTCGCGGCCATCGGTGAGCAGTTGGTGTCCGCGCTGGAGGCGGCACACTCGGCGGGTGTCCTGCATCGCGACGTGAAACCGGCGAACGTCCTCCTCGGCCCCCAGGACCACGCGATCCTGACCGACTTCGGGATCGCGACCCGGGAGGGTGAAGCCAAACTCACCATCACCGGCAAGTTGCCCGGCGCCCCCGGGTACGTGGCCCCCGAACGGATGGCCGGGGAACGCATGCGGCCCGAATCCGACCTGTGGTCGCTCGGCGCCACCTTGTACTTTTCCGTCGAGGGCCGCAACCCCTACAACCGTGGCAATCCCGCCGCGCAACTACTGGCCCCGATGTCGGAGGACCCCGATCCGGTCCAGCTCGCCGGGCCACTCGCCCCCGTCCTCGAGGGACTGTTGCGGCGGGATCCGAGCACCCGGCTGCGCGGCCCGGAACTGGTCGACAAGCTGCGCGCCGTGGCGGCGGGCTGGGACACGTCCGACGCCACACCGACGACATTGGACCTTTCCAAACTCACCGGTCCCCGACCCTCGCTAAGCTCTGAGGGTGCGGTGGGATCCACCGCGCGAGCGACGAGTACGGATCCCCCGGCGGAGGTACACCAGTCCCGCATGAGCGGCCCGGTGAACGTCGCGCGGGGAACCGCGGGCCCCACTGAGGCGTCTCAGGGGGGACAGCAGCGCACACCGTGGCGGAGATACGTCGTCGCGTTCCTCGTGGGCGTCGTGACGCTCATCCTCGCGCCACTGCTCGTCGAGTTCCTGTCCAGTCAGTGGTTCTAGAAACCGGAATCCAATGTCCTCATCACCGAAGTCCGTCCTGTCCCACGGATTCAACGCCGTGCGGGGCGCCCTGATCGGCGTCGCGGAAGTTCTTCCCGGCATCAGCGGCGGCACCGTCGCGCTGATCACCGGAGTCTTCGAGTCGCTGGTGACCTCGGCGGGACACGTGATCAGCGGGATCAAGATGGTCGTCGCTGACGTGCCGCGTGGCCGTGGACTGCGACGAGCCGGGCAGGAGTTCGCCAAGGCGAAGTGGGGCGTGATCGTCCCCGTGGCCGTTGGGATGGTCATCGCCGCCCTGGTCGCCGCACGCACGCTGACTCCCATCATCGAGGAGCACGAGGCGGCGTCGTTCGCGGTGTTCTTCGGTCTGGTTCTGGCATCTCTGTGGGTCCCCTACTCCATGTCGGGTCGGCACTGGGGTGTGGGCCAGTTCCTCGCCGCCCTGGCCGCCGGCGCCGTGGGCTTCACCCTGAGCGGCCTGCCCCCCGGTCAGATCGACGACCCACCGGCGGTCCTCATCTTCTTCGCCGCCGCGGTGGCGATCTGCGCACTCGTCATGCCCGGCGCGTCTGGCTCGTTCATCCTGCTGTCCATCGGTCTGTACACGACGACCATGAACGCGTTGAACAACGGCGACCTTGGCTACATCGCCATCTTCGCCGCCGGCGCGGCGGTGGGACTGTCCCTGTTCGTCAAGCTGCTGCAGTGGCTGCTGGAGCACTACCACCGCATCACCCTCGTGGTCATGACCGGCCTTCTCGCCGGTTCCCTGCGCGCGCTGTGGCCCTGGCAGGAGGAGGACCGAACACCACTGATGCCCACACTGGACTCCCTGCCGTTGCTGGGCGGCCTGATCGCCATCGGCTTCGGCGTCGTCGCGCTCATTCTCGTACTGGAACACCAGATGAAGCGTCGCAACGAGCGAGTGGCACACGAGCAGGTCGGTGCGTCCACACGTTAGAGTGCGGGGAAGCGGACATCCGTGAAAGACGCCCCAGGGAGCCGGAAACAGTCACAGTGACCTATAACATCCTCTCAATCGCAGGTAGCGACCCCAGCGGCGGCGCGGGTGTCCAGGCGGATTTGAAGGCTTTCTCTGCTCTGCGCACGTATGGCATGGCCGTGGTCACGGGGCTGACCGCCCAGTCGACCACGGGTGTCACCGGGATCCATCAGGTTCCCGCGTCGTTCGTGGCCGAGCAGTTGGACACCCTGTTCACCGACGTCCGTGTCGACGCCGTGAAGATCGGCATGCTGGTCAACGCCGACGTCGTCACGGCCGTCGCGGAGGCCTTGGAACGATTCGCACCCCCACGCGTGGTGCTGGACCCGGTCATGATCGCCAAGAGCGGCGACCGGCTGCTCGCCCAGGACGCGATCGACGCCGTCCGTGAACTGCTCCTCCCACGGGTCGACCTCCTCACCCCCAACCTTCCCGAGACAGGCGAACTACTCGGAGAACGACCCGGCCAAGACCTCACCACCGCCGCGGAACAAGGACAACGCCTCCTCCAACAAGGCGCGAAACAAGTCCTCGTCAAAGGCGGCCACCTCGGCGGCCAATCC is part of the Spiractinospora alimapuensis genome and harbors:
- a CDS encoding serine/threonine-protein kinase → MVRFVTPRLLAERYRLVQAIGKGGMGTVWLGHDETLDRRVAVKEVRVPDGLDPAERAALIERQLREARICARLNHPAIVTVHDVIQEDGRPWVVMELIDGRGLNSVVSEDGPMPLEQVADIGVQALDALRHAHAAGVLHRDIKPSNIMLRADGQAILTDFGIATLEGDSRLTQEGGLIGTPGYLAPEQLSERTARPESDLWALGATLYYIAEGRPAYDRETPTATALAPATSDPDAPDRSLPLWPLLSELLDRDPSARPSSDEAMARLAEFDPTARHAPQPDATNAMAAGGYPSPPYDTPYPVVTGGPPTPPGGSWQAAPPPPPPPPSRGRGAPFAFIVGGSAVIFLVLLVVGAAFVVSNLGAGDSPEEPPPTETDQAPQATAPEAPPCETAETSAMRDLAPAAELDEDTANEYDTWSERYCEWRTTATNGDVDTYVSLQLIRSEDTGWDTGAEAAARDLDQEVQDYGGEPVDGVGDEAASWYDDLNSVGCVGTRSDNVYLRVCYDAARSADTTESIPVNEAVTAATDLAAAAVDRLNEEAD
- a CDS encoding DUF368 domain-containing protein, with product MSSSPKSVLSHGFNAVRGALIGVAEVLPGISGGTVALITGVFESLVTSAGHVISGIKMVVADVPRGRGLRRAGQEFAKAKWGVIVPVAVGMVIAALVAARTLTPIIEEHEAASFAVFFGLVLASLWVPYSMSGRHWGVGQFLAALAAGAVGFTLSGLPPGQIDDPPAVLIFFAAAVAICALVMPGASGSFILLSIGLYTTTMNALNNGDLGYIAIFAAGAAVGLSLFVKLLQWLLEHYHRITLVVMTGLLAGSLRALWPWQEEDRTPLMPTLDSLPLLGGLIAIGFGVVALILVLEHQMKRRNERVAHEQVGASTR
- a CDS encoding serine/threonine-protein kinase, whose amino-acid sequence is MATRVLAGRYELIEAIGRGGMGTVWRANDTMLGRQVAVKEVRLPEDVTPERRAELLERTVREGRICAGLSHPSVIRLHDIVQEHEQPWLVMELILGRGLDRVIEEDGPLEPRRVAAIGEQLVSALEAAHSAGVLHRDVKPANVLLGPQDHAILTDFGIATREGEAKLTITGKLPGAPGYVAPERMAGERMRPESDLWSLGATLYFSVEGRNPYNRGNPAAQLLAPMSEDPDPVQLAGPLAPVLEGLLRRDPSTRLRGPELVDKLRAVAAGWDTSDATPTTLDLSKLTGPRPSLSSEGAVGSTARATSTDPPAEVHQSRMSGPVNVARGTAGPTEASQGGQQRTPWRRYVVAFLVGVVTLILAPLLVEFLSSQWF
- the thiD gene encoding bifunctional hydroxymethylpyrimidine kinase/phosphomethylpyrimidine kinase, with translation MTYNILSIAGSDPSGGAGVQADLKAFSALRTYGMAVVTGLTAQSTTGVTGIHQVPASFVAEQLDTLFTDVRVDAVKIGMLVNADVVTAVAEALERFAPPRVVLDPVMIAKSGDRLLAQDAIDAVRELLLPRVDLLTPNLPETGELLGERPGQDLTTAAEQGQRLLQQGAKQVLVKGGHLGGQSSTDLWIRPNTEPIALSAERISTKNTHGTGCTLSSAIAALLPQHRDTYDALHAAKDYLTEALRHADELEVGHGKGPVHHFYALWPRPEDDSI